The Pseudarthrobacter sp. BIM B-2242 region CGCGCCGGACAAAGCTGATGACCTCGTTGAACCGGGACTGGGGTGCACCGAATTCCGGCTGGGCCTCGTACAGGGCCAGCAGTTTGTCCTGGTAGGCGGACAGCCTGAAGAAGTAGCTCTCCTCCGCCGTCCACGTCACTTCGGTGTCCGTCTCCTTGGAGTAGCGCACGCCGTCGTCCTTGACCACGGTGTCATCCTCACCGTAGAACGCCTCGTCACGGACCGAGTACCAGCCCTCATATTTGGACAGGTAGATGTCCCCGTTGGCTTCCATCTTCTTCCAGATGGCCTGCGATGCCGCGTAGTGGTCAGCATCCGTGGTCCGGATGAAGCGGTCGTAGGTGATGCCAAGGGCTGCGTGCGCGGCCTTGTACACCTCGGCGTTGCGGTCCACCAGTTCCTTGGGCGTAACGCCCTCTTTCTCGGCCGCCTGCGCAATCTTCATGCCGTGCTCATCGGTGCCGGTCAGGAGCATCACCTCATGCCCGTCCAGCCGCTTGAAGCGGGCCATGGCGTCAGTGGCGATGTACTCGTAGGCGTGGCCGATGTGCGGCACGCCATTCGGGTAGGTGATGGCCGTGGTGATGTAGAACGGGGATTTCTCTGAAGCAGTCACGTGCGGACGGTACTTTCGGTGCGGAGGGACGGGCTAGATGAGTTCTGTCAGCGTATCGCTCAGGCGGACCAGTTCGTGGTCGTGCGAGGCGACCAGCACCGCGATGCCGTCCGAGGTGGTGTCCTTGAGGATGCTGATGATGCGGTTGGCGGATGCCCGGTCGAGGCTGGCAGTGGGCTCATCCACCACCAGCACGCGGGTCCCCAGGATCAGCGCACGCGCGATCGCCACACGCTGGCGTTCACCGCCGGAGAGCTGCGCGGGGCGGTGGCGCATCCGGCGGCCCAGGCCCACCAGGTCCAGGAGGTCCTTGGCCATGTCGCGGCGCTGGTCCACCTCGCCGTCGGGCACGGCGGGCAGCAGGACATTTTCCAGTGCGCTCATGCCGTCGATCAGGGCACCGCCCTGGTCCACGTAACCAATCAGGGCCCGACGGCGGTCGGCGATTTCGTCGTCGCCCATGCTTTCGAGCGAATCGCCTTCCCAGAAGACACGCCCCGACGTCGGCAGCGTCAGACCTGCGCCGACAGTCAGGATGCTGGTCTTGCCCGAGCCGCTTCGGCCGGCGACGCAGTGCATCTCGCCGGCGTGCAGGGTGAGGTCGAAACCTTCGACAACGCTGACGGCCTCCGCTCCGCCCTTGCCGCCGCCGTAGCGGATGGTGATATCGCTCAGCTCCAGCGGGGTCCCGTGGTCCGCGGCCTTGACGATGGTGTTGGCGCGGGTCTGCAGGGGCGCATCAGCAGCGCCGGACCTCCGGCTCCGGTGAACATTCGTCTGGTTTGTCATTGGACCACTTTCGTTGCAATCGGTATCCAGCAAAGTACAGCCACGAGGCCGGCGACGCCGGCCCATAGGGCGGCATACGGGGCAAGGAGGAGCCCGATGCCCAGCGCGCCGAGGACGCCCAGTGGCAGTGCCACGGTGCCCACCAGCGCATTTTCGAAGAGGCGGACCTGGCGGAGCATGTCCGGGTTCCAGCCCATCGCTTCGAGGATCCCCAGGTACTGGCGTTTGGCGTTCAGCTCAAACCTGCCCGTCACCAGGGTGAGTATCAGGCCGACGGCGACACCGGCGAGGGCCAGCATCATGCTCGGCAGGGCGACGCTGGCCGCAGCAAGTCCGCTGAGGGCGCTCGCGCCGGCAGCGCGGGGAATGTCGATCAGCAACGCCACCAGGCCGCCCACCGCGGCGCCGAAGACACCTACTGCGACTGCCAGGGACAAGGTGTTGAACTTGTTGGTGCTGAGCTGGCGGTTGGCAAAGGTCAGCGGTGAATCCACCGGGATCAGCCGCTCATCGTGCTGTGGTTCCTGGTCCACTTCGTCGCGGTGGCGAAGTTGCTGTGCAGCGAAGAAGGCTGCTGCCGCATAGAGGGCCAGGACGGCGGCGGACACAACTGCCGTGGTCAGGCTCCAACTCACGAGGCTCAGCACAATCCCGGCTACCGCAAGCAGTGCCGCGCCAACCCCGAATTCCTCGAGCACCCAGCTGCGGATCCGCCGCTGGGTCCAGCCCATGGCGCGCAGGGTCCCGGCTTCGCGTTTGCGTTTCCGGATGTAGCTGACCGTGGACGCACCGGTGAGCAGCGCGGCGCCGCACAGGGTCAGGAACAGCAGCGTGACGTTGGTGCCGGTCAGTGACCCCGTGACGGCGTCGGCAGCGTTCTGCCGGACCCAGGACTGCTGGACGGTGCCCAGGTCGGACTCCTTGCCGGCGTCATCCTTGGAGTATCCGGGGACGAAGATGCTGGCGTCCTCGCGCGCCGAACCGGCCACCACGGTGGCTTCCAGGCCCATCGCGCGGATCTCGGAGGCAAGCTTTTCGACGTCGGGCTGTGCTTCCTTCCAGCTGCCGGGGGCCTTCGCCCGGACGCGGACAGCGTCGATCACGGCCGCGTTGTCCTTGTAGCCGCGGGCCGCAGCAAGGCCGTAGTAGTCGGTGATGGCGCCGGCGGACTGGCTGGCCAGCCCGGTGGCGCTGAGTGAGGGCTTGAGGTCCGTGGCGGCCACGGCGTTGCCGTCGGCATCCTTGGTGAGGGTCAGCGGGGTCGGATCGTAGCCGCCCAGGGGAAGGCGGTTGACGTCGCCGGCGGCTGCTTCAACGGCCGAGGGGTCGAACGTTCCGTAGACCATGGCCAGCGGGGCGGCGAGTTTCTCCCCCGTAGCCAGATCCTCGCGGTAGGACCTTTCATCCACGGGTTCACGCTGTGTCTGGTCAACCGGGGCTCCGTTGGCGCCCTTTTCCGGCAGCCGGTTGACCGTGACCCAGTCCCCCGGGGTGGCCGTCTTCTGGACGGCCCCGTTGGCGGCTGCCTCGCCGTCAGCGTACTTAGGTGCGGCGGCAAAGTCGGTGCTCCACGTGGCCGGGGTGTAAAGGCCCTGGTTGAAGTTGCCCTGGGCGCCGAGAAGCGAGGAATGGTCGGTGGAACCCGGCCAGGACAGTGCAAACGGATCCTTGGAGACGAACGGCAGGTAGTCCTTGTCCAGTGAGCGCGACGCCGTGCCCACTTCCTTGACCACCTTGCCGGAGGCGTCCACTTCCTCGATCTTGACGTTGTACTTCAGGTCCAGGGAGGTGCCGGAGCGCACAATCAGGGGGATGCCCTGGGAGTCAGCGGTGAGCTGACCGGTCCGCTTGGCCTGCTGGTACTGGGTCATCAGCGGCGCCCAGTACTTGAGCTTGACGCCCAGGAAGTCCGGGCCTTCTTCCAGGTCTTCCATGCTGATGCCGTTGGTGAAGAGGCTTTCGAAGTGGCGCCCGATGGCACCGGCATTGCGGGCATCCGCGGGCGGTGCCTTCTCCAGCGGAGCCAGGAAATCGCCTGCCGAACCCAACAGCGCGCGCTCAGCCACCGGGTCGACGGCGACAACGGACTCAGTCACCTCAGGTGACAGTGGCAGCGACACAGAAAGGTTGAACAGGTTATGTTCGGAACCGCCGGCCGGGGCGGGGAACTTGATGCCTGTTTCGCCTGCCGGAGGTGCGATCCGGATGCTGGTGCCACCGGCAGTCTGTTCCTCGACGAGCTTTGCCTTGCCCAGTGTGCCCTCGGTGGAGGACTTGAACAGGACCTGCTCGGAGACGCCGTCGGAGCTGACCGCACTGGCGGTCAGACGGTACTTCTTGGGCGTGTCACTCAGCACGGACTCCGCTGCCGGCCATTTGGCGGGGTCGGTGGCTCCGGCCGCCTGGTCCGTGGTGGCCGTGCCGGCAAGGCCAGCGTTGTAGCCCAGGAAGTCCATGGCATCGAGGCGGGGAGCTTCAAGGTTCTGCGTCACGCGTGACACGAGGCTGATAGGGGCGGCAACGGACGTCTCGGACAGTTTGCGGATGGACTCGAGCTGGTCGAAGCTGATGCCTCCCCCGCCGTTGGCGATCTCCGGCTGCATCAGCGGTGAGGATCCGGCCTTGGCCTGGACGAGGACGTCGTAGAGACCCCGTGAGTTTTCATCAACCGTTCGCTTCAATGCTGCTTGCGATTGACCTTGGACGAGGACCGACAAGCACATTGCTGCGATCAAGATGGCCGCGGTCAGCAGCAGCACTTTGCTTCTGATGAACCTCTGGACGGCGTTCATTGGGCTCCCTGAAACCTGGATTGCGTGCGCACACCACGGTCCGCGGACAGCGGACATCATGGAATTCCTGCCGGGTGTGCAAAAAGTATTGGCCGGCCTGCCGGCGCTGTCCTGAATCAGGACCTAGCCATTGTAAGCAGACCGGCCAATCATACGCGGCCGGGGTAAAACCCGGGCCGCGCGTCATTCTCGGTGTTGCGGATCTCAGTCTTCGAGATCGACCTCTCGGACCATCTCGGCACCGATGCCGGCCTTGATGGCATCCAGCACCTGCTGGGGCACGGAGCTGTCGATGGTGAGCAGGGCGAGCACCTGGCCGCCCTCGTCCTGGCGTGCCACCTGCATGCCGGCGATGTTGATGTTGTTCATGCCCAGGATGTGTCCGATGGTTCCGATCACGCCCGGGCGGTCAGCGTAGGAGACCACAACGAGGTGCTCGCTGATGGGGATCTCGAGCTCGAAGCCGTTGATTCCCACCAGCTTCTGGACCTGCTTGGGCCCGGTCAGGGTACCGGCGACGGAAATCTGTGTGCCGTCGCTGAGGGCTCCGCGCAGGGTGAGGAGGTTGCGGTAGGACTCGGTGTCCGGCGTGGTGATCAGGCGGACGTTGATGCCGCGCTGTTCGGCGATGACCGGCGCATTGACGTAGGAAACCTGTTCGGTCACGACGTCCGCGAAGATTCCCTTCAGGGCGGCGAGTTCGAGCACCTTGACATCAAGGGACGAGATTTCGCCGGCCACCTCGACGTCGAACTGGGTGAGCGACGCGTGGGTCAGGGCGGTGAAGATGCGGCCCAGCTTCTCGATCAGCGGGATGCCCGGGCGGACGTCGGGGGCAATCACGCCGCCGGCCACGTTCACTGCATCCGGAACGAGTTCGCCGGCCAGGGCCAGGCGTACCGATTTGGCGACGGAGACGCCGGCCTTTTCCTGGGCCTCGTCGGTGGACGCTCCAAGGTGCGGCGTGACCACGACGTTGTCCAGCTTGAAGAACGGCAGGTCTGTGCTGGGCTCCTTGGAGAAGACGTCAACACCGGCGCCTGCGATTTCGCGGTCCTGGAGGGCTGTGAAGAGTGCTTCTTCGTCCACCAGTCCGCCACGGGCAACGTTGACCACGTACGCGGTGCTCTTCATCTTCTTGAAGGCGTCAGCGCCGAGCATGCCCACCGTCTCGGGCGTCTTGGGCATGTGGATGGTGATGAAGTCCGACTGGGCGAGAAGCTCGTCGAGGGTCACCAGCTGCACGCCAAGCTGCGCCGCGCGGGCTGAGGTGATGTAGGGGTCGTAGGCGAGGATCTTGGTGTCGAAGCCCTTGAGGCGGGCGGCGACCAGGGCGCCGATCCTGCCGAGGCCGATGATGCCGATCTTCTTCTCGAACAGTTCGATGCCCGTGTACTTGGAGCGCTTCCACTCGCCGTCCTTGAGCGCCGAGCTTGCCTGCGGAATGTGGCGGGCGAGGCTGAGGATGTGGCCAACGGTCAATTCGGCCGCCGAGATGATGTTCGACGTCGGGGCGTTGACAACCATAACGCCGGCCTGGGTGGCGGCCTTGATGTCAACATTGTCCAGGCCAACGCCTGCGCGGGCGATGACTTTGAGGTTCTTGGCTGCGGCAATGGCTTCGGCGTCCACCTGGGTGGCGGAGCGGACCAGGATGGCGTCCACATCCGCGATGGCGGAAAGCAGTTGGGACCGGTCGGCGCCGTCGGTCTGGCGGATTTCGAAGTCCGGGCCCAGGGCCTCGATCGTGGCGGGCGAAAGTTCTTCGGCGAGCAGTACTACGGGTTTTGACACGGGTGATCCTCTGCGTTGCAGTCCTTGGGATGGAACAAGTCTAGGCGGACGGAAGGGCCGGGCTCACATTGTTAAGTGAACCCGGCCCCCACCATGGCACCCGGAACGGGTACCGGCACAGCAGCCTTAGCGGGCTGCCGAGCCCTCTACGTAGTCCGCGTCCTGCTGCTGCCACGCGAAGAGGGAGCGCAGCTCGCGGCCGACTTCCTCGATCGGGTGCTGCTCGGCCTTGGCGCGCAGGGCCTTGAACTCTACGCCGCCGTTGTCCTGGTCGTCGATGAAGCGCTTGGCAAAGGCGCCGCTCTGGATGTCCGCGAGGACAGCCTTCATGTTTTCCTTCACCTCGGGGGTGATGACGCGGGGGCCGGAGACGTAGTCGCCGTATTCGGCCGTGTCGGAAACGCTCCAGCGCTGCTTGGCGATGCCGCCTTCCCACATGAGGTCGACGATGAGCTTCAGTTCGTGAAGCACCTCGAAGTAGGCAATCTGCGGCTGGTAACCGGCTTCGGTCAGGGTTTCGAAGCCGTACTGGACCAGCTGCGACACGCCGCCGCAGAGGACGGACTGCTCGCCGAAGAGGTCGGTTTCGGTCTCTTCGGTGAAGGTGGTCTTGATGACGCCTGCACGGGTACCGCCAATGGCCTTGGCGTAGGACTTGGCCAGGTCCCACGCGGAACCGGTGGCGTCCTGCTCGACGGCGATGATGTCCGGGATGCCGCGGCCGGCTTCGAACTCGCGGCGCACGGTGTGGCCCGGAGCCTTCGGCGCGATCAGGATGACGTCAACGCCTTCGGGAGCTTCGATGTAGCCGAAGCGGATGTTGAAGCCGTGGGCGAAGGCAAGGGCCTTGCCGGCGGTCAGCTTGTCCTTGATGGAGTCGTTGAAGATTGCGCGCTGGTGCTGGTCCGGAGCCAGGATCATGATGACGTCGGCCCATTCGGCAGCGTCGGCAACAGTCTTGACCGTGAAGCCTGCATCCTGGGCCTTGGCGGTCGAGGAAGAACCTTCCTTGAGGGCGATGACAACTTCAACGCCGGAGTCGCGCAGGTTCAGCGCGTGGGCGTGGCCCTGGGAGCCGTAGCCGACGATGGCGACTTTGCGGCCCTGGATGATGGAAAGGTCGGCGTCGTCGTCGTAAAACATTTCAGTCACTTGCGTAACTCCTTTTGAGTGGATTCTTCTGGTGTAAATGTGGTGCTGCGTACTGCACGGGCGTTGTGCCGCGCTTGGGAATCAAGCGCTGCGCAATGCCCTGTCACTCATGGAGCGGGATCCCCGTCCAACGGCCAGGGTGCCGGACTGCACAATTTCGCGGATGCCGAAGGGCTCAAGCACTGACAGCAGTGCGGTGAGCTTTTCGGGGTGGCCTGTTGCTTCAATGACCACGGAGTCTGTGGAGACGTCAACCACTGAAGCACGGAACAGGTCTGCAGCCTGGGTCACCTGCAGACGAGTTGCGGCATCCGCACGTACCTTGACCAGGATGTGGTCTCGCTGTACGGAAGATTCGGAGGTGAGCTCAACAATCTTGATCACGTTGACCAGTTTATTGAGCTGCTTGGTGACCTGTTCAATCAGGTCACCATCGGCGTCGACGACGACGGTCATCCGGGACATGCCCGGAACTTCCGTCGGGCCGACGGCCAGGGAGTTGATGTTGAAGGCGCGGCGGGCGAAAAGGCTCGCGACGCGCGTCAGGACACCGGGCTTGTCTTCAACCAGAACAGACAGTGTGTGGCGGGTCATGCTCAGTCCTCCTCTTCCCATTCCGGGGTCATGTTGCGGGCAACCTGGATCTGGTCGTTGCTCACGCCGGCGGGCACCATCGGCCACACCATGGAGTCGGGGCTCACCACAAAATCGATGACCACGGGACGGTCGTTGATCTCGAGGGCCTTCTGGATGGTCGCATCGATGTCTTCGTCCCGCTCACAGCGGAACGAAGCGCAGCCGTAAGCCTCCCCCAGCTTGACGAAGTCCGGGATACGGACCGTTTCGTGGCCGGTGTTGAGGTCCGTGTTGGAGTAGCGGCCCTCATAGAAGAGGGTCTGCCACTGGCGGACCATGCCCAGCGAGGAGTTGTTGATGACGGCAACCTTGATGGGGATCTTGTTGATGGCACAGGTGGCCAGCTCCTGGTTGGTCATCTGGAAGCAGCCATCGCCGTCGATCGCCCAGACCACCCGGTCCGGCTCCCCCACCTTGGCACCCATTGCAGCCGGCACGGCGTAGCCCATGGTGCCGGCACCGCCCGAGTTCAGCCAGGCATGCGGACGCTCGTACTTAATGAACTGCGCGGCCCACATCTGGTGCTGGCCTACGCCGGCAACATAGATGCCTTCGGGGCCGGTCAGCGCGCCGATCCGTTCGATGACACGCTGCGGGGCGGTGAGCCCGTCGTCCGGTTCGGTCCAGCCCAGAGGATAGGTTTCCTTGAGGTTGTTCAGGAAAGCCCACCACGTGGTGAGGTCCGGGGTGCCGGACGCGTCGAACTGTGACCGGACGGCCTCGGTGAGCTCGGGGATGATTTCCTTGACCGAACCCACGATGGGCACATCGGCGGTGCGGTTCTTGGAAATCTCCGCAGGATCGATGTCGGCATGGATGACCTTGGCGTTCGGGGCAAAGGTCTTCAGCACGCCGGTCACACGGTCGTCGAAGCGCGCTCCTAGGGTGATCAGGAGGTCGGACTGCTGCAGGGCGGTCACGGCCGAAACCGTACCGTGCATGCCCGGCATGCCCACGTGCTGCGGATGCGAGTCCGGGAACACGCCGCGCGCCATGAGGGTGGTGACCACCGGGGCTCCGGTCAGCTCCGCCAGTTCGCGGAGTTCAGCCGCGGCGTGGGCTTTCACCACACCGCCGCCCACATAGAGGACAGGCTTGCTGGCGGCGGCAATCAGCTTGGCCGCCTCGCGGACCTGCTTGTTGTGCCCCCGGGTCACCGGACGGTAGCCGGGGAGGTCGATTTTCGGCGGCCAGGAGAACGTCATCTGGCCCTGCTGGGCATCTTTCGCCACGTCCACCAGCACCGGACCGGGACGGCCGGTCGAGGCCAGGTGGAAGGCCTCGGCCATCACGTGCGGGATGTCGTTGGGGTTCGTCACCAGGAACGAGTGTTTGGTGATTGGCATGGTGATGCCAACAATGTCGGCTTCCTGGAACGCGTCGGTGCCGATCACACCGCTGGATACCTGGCCGGTGATGGCCACCAGCGGCACGGAGTCCATGTGGGCGTCCATGATGGCGGTAACGAGGTTGGTGGCACCAGGACCCGAGGTGGCGATGCAGACGCCCACCCGGCCCGTAACCATGGCATAGCCTTGCGCGGCGTGGCCGGCTCCCTGTTCGTGACGGACCAGGACGTGATTCATCCTGGAGGCCATCAAGGGGTCATAGGTAGGCAGGATCGCGCCACCAGGCAAACCAAATATATCGTCCACGCCGAGTTCTTCGAGCGAGCGGACAATAGCTTCTGAGCCGGTCATCACCGTTGGGGGTACAACGGTGTTCGGCCCAAGGACAGGAGAGACAGCGGCAAGATCAGTGACGACGGCGGCGTGGTCTGCCGTTCGATCGGCACGTTCCGGAGCCTTGGGGGCTCCAGCGGACTTAGTAGCCATCAGCGAGGGGCTGATCGGCGATCCTTTGCTCATCGGACTCTTCCTTGTGGATCACTTGTGTTTCTTGGAACTGCGGGGAATAAAAAAACCCCTCAGCCTTGGCGGCTCTTCGAGGGGTTTGCGCGTGACAGTTCGTTGCCGGGGCTAGTGTGCCACGCGCTTGGTAAGGACGACGACGGTGCCGACGGTAACGAAAGTCATGCGTTCAGTTTTCCCTCTGGTGTGACGGGTGTCAACGAGACGACACCCGATCTCACCATGTGGACTGCATAGTCCACTGATTGATCCCATCAGGGAAGGGATCAAGCTCCCTCAGCCACCCACCAAAGCCGGGAACGGCTTAATAAGGGTGATGCCGAGGGCCCCTTGCATGGGGCGCTCAGCGCTCCATGCAAGGGGCCCTCGGCATCACCCGCAGTAGGCGCCGGTGGAGGCGCTGTGCACGAGCTTGGCGTACTTGGCGAGCACGCCCTTGGTGTATCGGGCCGGGAGCGGCTCCCAGCCGACCTTGCGGGCTTCGAGTTCGGCGTCGTCCACCAGGAGATCGAAGCTGCGGGCCGCGATGTCCACACGGATCCGGTCGCCGTCCTGGACAAAGGCGATGGGGCCGCCGTCGACAGCTTCGGGGGCGACGTGGCCGATGCACAGCCCGGTGGTGCCGCCGGAAAAGCGGCCGTCAGTGAGCAGCAGGACGTCCTTGCCCAGCCCGGCACCCTTGATGGCTCCGGTGATGGCGAGCATCTCGCGCATGCCCGGGCCGCCCTTGGGGCCTTCGTAGCGGATCACCACGACGTCACCGGCGTGGATTTTGCCGTTGTCCAACGCTTCCAGTGCGCCCTGCTCGCGCTCGAATACCCGGGCGGTCCCTTCAAAGACGTCGGCGTCGAAGCCTGCGCTCTTGACCACGGCGCCTTCGGGGGCCATCGAACCGTGCAGGATGGTGATGCCGCCGGTCTTGTGGATCGGGTTGTCCAGGGCGCGCAGGATCTTGCCGTCCAAATCCGGCGGGTTGATCGCTGCAAGGTTTTCAGCGACGGTCTTGCCGGTGACGGTGAGGCAGTCCCCGTGCAGCAGGCCGGCGTCGAGCAGTGCGCGCATGATGACCGGCACGCCGCCGATCTTGTCGACGTCAGTCATCACGTAGCGGCCGAACGGCTTCAGGTCGCCCAGGTGCGGGATCTTGTCGCCGATGCGGTTGAAGTCTTCGAGGCTCAGTTCGACCTCGGCTTCGCGGGCGATGGCCAGCAGGTGCAGGACCGCGTTGGTGGAACCACCGAAGGCCATGGTCACGGCGATGGCGTTCTCGAAGGCCTTCTTGGTCATGATGTCGCGGGCTGTGATGCCCAGTCGGAGCAGGTTGACTACCGCTTCGCCGGACTTGCGGGCGAATTCGTCACGACGGCGGTCTGCCGAGGGCGGAGCGGCGGAACCCGGCAGTGACATGCCCAGCGCTTCGCCGATGCAGGCCATGGTGTTGGCGGTGTACATGCCGCCGCAGGCGCCTTCGCCCGGGCAGATGGCC contains the following coding sequences:
- a CDS encoding ABC transporter ATP-binding protein, which codes for MTNQTNVHRSRRSGAADAPLQTRANTIVKAADHGTPLELSDITIRYGGGKGGAEAVSVVEGFDLTLHAGEMHCVAGRSGSGKTSILTVGAGLTLPTSGRVFWEGDSLESMGDDEIADRRRALIGYVDQGGALIDGMSALENVLLPAVPDGEVDQRRDMAKDLLDLVGLGRRMRHRPAQLSGGERQRVAIARALILGTRVLVVDEPTASLDRASANRIISILKDTTSDGIAVLVASHDHELVRLSDTLTELI
- a CDS encoding FtsX-like permease family protein, producing the protein MNAVQRFIRSKVLLLTAAILIAAMCLSVLVQGQSQAALKRTVDENSRGLYDVLVQAKAGSSPLMQPEIANGGGGISFDQLESIRKLSETSVAAPISLVSRVTQNLEAPRLDAMDFLGYNAGLAGTATTDQAAGATDPAKWPAAESVLSDTPKKYRLTASAVSSDGVSEQVLFKSSTEGTLGKAKLVEEQTAGGTSIRIAPPAGETGIKFPAPAGGSEHNLFNLSVSLPLSPEVTESVVAVDPVAERALLGSAGDFLAPLEKAPPADARNAGAIGRHFESLFTNGISMEDLEEGPDFLGVKLKYWAPLMTQYQQAKRTGQLTADSQGIPLIVRSGTSLDLKYNVKIEEVDASGKVVKEVGTASRSLDKDYLPFVSKDPFALSWPGSTDHSSLLGAQGNFNQGLYTPATWSTDFAAAPKYADGEAAANGAVQKTATPGDWVTVNRLPEKGANGAPVDQTQREPVDERSYREDLATGEKLAAPLAMVYGTFDPSAVEAAAGDVNRLPLGGYDPTPLTLTKDADGNAVAATDLKPSLSATGLASQSAGAITDYYGLAAARGYKDNAAVIDAVRVRAKAPGSWKEAQPDVEKLASEIRAMGLEATVVAGSAREDASIFVPGYSKDDAGKESDLGTVQQSWVRQNAADAVTGSLTGTNVTLLFLTLCGAALLTGASTVSYIRKRKREAGTLRAMGWTQRRIRSWVLEEFGVGAALLAVAGIVLSLVSWSLTTAVVSAAVLALYAAAAFFAAQQLRHRDEVDQEPQHDERLIPVDSPLTFANRQLSTNKFNTLSLAVAVGVFGAAVGGLVALLIDIPRAAGASALSGLAAASVALPSMMLALAGVAVGLILTLVTGRFELNAKRQYLGILEAMGWNPDMLRQVRLFENALVGTVALPLGVLGALGIGLLLAPYAALWAGVAGLVAVLCWIPIATKVVQ
- the serA gene encoding phosphoglycerate dehydrogenase, which gives rise to MSKPVVLLAEELSPATIEALGPDFEIRQTDGADRSQLLSAIADVDAILVRSATQVDAEAIAAAKNLKVIARAGVGLDNVDIKAATQAGVMVVNAPTSNIISAAELTVGHILSLARHIPQASSALKDGEWKRSKYTGIELFEKKIGIIGLGRIGALVAARLKGFDTKILAYDPYITSARAAQLGVQLVTLDELLAQSDFITIHMPKTPETVGMLGADAFKKMKSTAYVVNVARGGLVDEEALFTALQDREIAGAGVDVFSKEPSTDLPFFKLDNVVVTPHLGASTDEAQEKAGVSVAKSVRLALAGELVPDAVNVAGGVIAPDVRPGIPLIEKLGRIFTALTHASLTQFDVEVAGEISSLDVKVLELAALKGIFADVVTEQVSYVNAPVIAEQRGINVRLITTPDTESYRNLLTLRGALSDGTQISVAGTLTGPKQVQKLVGINGFELEIPISEHLVVVSYADRPGVIGTIGHILGMNNINIAGMQVARQDEGGQVLALLTIDSSVPQQVLDAIKAGIGAEMVREVDLED
- the ilvC gene encoding ketol-acid reductoisomerase, translating into MTEMFYDDDADLSIIQGRKVAIVGYGSQGHAHALNLRDSGVEVVIALKEGSSSTAKAQDAGFTVKTVADAAEWADVIMILAPDQHQRAIFNDSIKDKLTAGKALAFAHGFNIRFGYIEAPEGVDVILIAPKAPGHTVRREFEAGRGIPDIIAVEQDATGSAWDLAKSYAKAIGGTRAGVIKTTFTEETETDLFGEQSVLCGGVSQLVQYGFETLTEAGYQPQIAYFEVLHELKLIVDLMWEGGIAKQRWSVSDTAEYGDYVSGPRVITPEVKENMKAVLADIQSGAFAKRFIDDQDNGGVEFKALRAKAEQHPIEEVGRELRSLFAWQQQDADYVEGSAAR
- the ilvN gene encoding acetolactate synthase small subunit, whose translation is MTRHTLSVLVEDKPGVLTRVASLFARRAFNINSLAVGPTEVPGMSRMTVVVDADGDLIEQVTKQLNKLVNVIKIVELTSESSVQRDHILVKVRADAATRLQVTQAADLFRASVVDVSTDSVVIEATGHPEKLTALLSVLEPFGIREIVQSGTLAVGRGSRSMSDRALRSA
- a CDS encoding acetolactate synthase large subunit, producing the protein MSKGSPISPSLMATKSAGAPKAPERADRTADHAAVVTDLAAVSPVLGPNTVVPPTVMTGSEAIVRSLEELGVDDIFGLPGGAILPTYDPLMASRMNHVLVRHEQGAGHAAQGYAMVTGRVGVCIATSGPGATNLVTAIMDAHMDSVPLVAITGQVSSGVIGTDAFQEADIVGITMPITKHSFLVTNPNDIPHVMAEAFHLASTGRPGPVLVDVAKDAQQGQMTFSWPPKIDLPGYRPVTRGHNKQVREAAKLIAAASKPVLYVGGGVVKAHAAAELRELAELTGAPVVTTLMARGVFPDSHPQHVGMPGMHGTVSAVTALQQSDLLITLGARFDDRVTGVLKTFAPNAKVIHADIDPAEISKNRTADVPIVGSVKEIIPELTEAVRSQFDASGTPDLTTWWAFLNNLKETYPLGWTEPDDGLTAPQRVIERIGALTGPEGIYVAGVGQHQMWAAQFIKYERPHAWLNSGGAGTMGYAVPAAMGAKVGEPDRVVWAIDGDGCFQMTNQELATCAINKIPIKVAVINNSSLGMVRQWQTLFYEGRYSNTDLNTGHETVRIPDFVKLGEAYGCASFRCERDEDIDATIQKALEINDRPVVIDFVVSPDSMVWPMVPAGVSNDQIQVARNMTPEWEEED
- the ilvD gene encoding dihydroxy-acid dehydratase, coding for MSADSQTTTENKPDIKPRSRVVTDGIHAAPARGMFRAVGMGDDDFAKPQIGVASSWNEITPCNLSLNRLAQGAKEGVHAGGGFPMQFGTISVSDGISMGHEGMHFSLVSREVIADSVETVMQAERIDGSVLLAGCDKSLPGMLMAAARLDLASVFLYAGSIMPGWVKLEDGSEKEVTLIDAFEAVGACAAGKMSMEDLTRIEKAICPGEGACGGMYTANTMACIGEALGMSLPGSAAPPSADRRRDEFARKSGEAVVNLLRLGITARDIMTKKAFENAIAVTMAFGGSTNAVLHLLAIAREAEVELSLEDFNRIGDKIPHLGDLKPFGRYVMTDVDKIGGVPVIMRALLDAGLLHGDCLTVTGKTVAENLAAINPPDLDGKILRALDNPIHKTGGITILHGSMAPEGAVVKSAGFDADVFEGTARVFEREQGALEALDNGKIHAGDVVVIRYEGPKGGPGMREMLAITGAIKGAGLGKDVLLLTDGRFSGGTTGLCIGHVAPEAVDGGPIAFVQDGDRIRVDIAARSFDLLVDDAELEARKVGWEPLPARYTKGVLAKYAKLVHSASTGAYCG